Within the Bradyrhizobium ottawaense genome, the region CTCAGAGTCGATCGCCAGCACCAGCCGGTCGAAGAAGCGCCGCCGCTCGGAAGCGGCCCCCATGAACAGCCCGTCCATCGCGGGCGTCAGCCAGACCATGCGCAGGTGATCGCCGAAGGCGGTCGCCGAACCCACCGGCTCGCGGTCGATGCGGCAGCGCCGGCTGGTGGAGGCCGCTTCCGCGGCCGGCGAATCGATCCCGGTGCCGAGCGTGGCGAGCCCGAGCGCGCCCTCGACCTCGGCGGATACCGCCCAGGAGCCGTCGCCCTGGTTGTCGGCGACATCCTCCAGCGTTGCACGCCGCAAGCCGCGGCCCGGCGACAGAAACGAGATCGCCTCCAGGCAATTGGTCTTGCCGGCGCCGTTCGGCCCCACCAGCGCCACGACGTCGCCCCGCGCCTGCACGCTCGCCGCCCGATAATTGCGGAAATGCGTCAGCGTCAGCTTGTGAATGCGGGAGGGGGTCATGTCACGTGTCATTGCCGGGCTTGACCCGGCAATCCATCGTCCGCGTTAGCGGACAATTTCTTCGTATAAATCTCGCCAATCGGGATTGCCCGCGACGATCAAATCGATTTTCCACTCGCGCGACCAATGCTTGATGTTTTTCTCGCGTTGAAGGGCGACGGCAATCGATTCGTGCGCTTCGAAATATACCAGCGTCTTGATGCCATATCGCTCGGTAAAGCCGTCTGCCAGACCTTCCCGGTGTTCGTAGACGCGCCGAACCAGATTGTTCGTGACACCGATATACAGCGTCCCGCCGGGCTTACTGGCAAGAATGTAGACCCAATAGCTCATTTGATTGGATGGATTGCCGGGTCAAGCCCGGCAATGACAGAAGATCACACCCGCATCGGCATCAGCACGTAGAGCGCGCCCTTGTTTTCCTTGTCCTGCACCAGCGTCGGCGAGCCGGGGTCGGCGAGGCGGAGCACGGCGACTTCGCCTTCGATCTGGGCGGCGATGTCGAGCAGGTAGCGCGAGTTGAAGCCGATATCGAGCGCGTCGGAGGCGTATTCGACCTCGAGCTCTTCGGTGGCGCTGCCGGAATCCGGGTTGGTCACCGACAGCACCAGCTTGCCGGGCGAAAGTGCCAGCTTCACGGCGCGGCCGCGTTCGCTCGAAATCGTCGAGACGCGGTCGACCGCGGCTTCGAAATCCTTCTTGTCGACGATCAGTTCCTTGTCGTTGTTCTGCGGAATGACGCGGCCGTAGTCCGGGAAAGTGCCGTCGATCAGCTTCGAGGTCAGCACCACATTGCCGATGGTGAAGCGGATCTTGCCCTGCGACAGTTCGATGGTGACTTCGGCCTCGTTGTCCTCGATCAGCCGCTGCACCTCGCCGACGGTCTTGCGCGGCACGATCACGCCGGGCATGCCGGTCGCGCCCTTGGGCAGCACCAGATCGATCTGCGCCAGACGGTGTCCGTCGGTCGCGACGCCGCGAAGCGTCGCCGCCTTGGCGCTGCCGGCGGCATGCAGATAGATGCCGTTGAGATAATAGCGGGTCTCTTCGGTGGAGATCGCAAATTGCGTGCGGTCGATCAGCCGCTTGACGTCGCTGGCTGCCAGCGCGAACGAATGCGTCATGTCGCCGGCGGCGAGATCCGGAAAGTCGCTCTCGGGCAGGGTCTGCAACGTGAAGCGCGAGCGGCCGGCCTTGATCGCCAGCACCGAACGATCGCCGTCGGCTTCCAGCACGATCTGGGCGCCGTCCGGCAGTTTGCGGACGATGTCGTAGAACATGTGCGCCGGCACCGTGGTCGAGCCGCCGGTCGCGGTCTCCGCCGCCAGCGTCTCGGTCACCTCGAGGTCGAGGTCGGTCGCCTTCAGCGACAGCTTGGCGTTTTCGGCGCGGATCAGCACGTTGCCGAGGATCGGGATGGTGTTGCGGCGCTCGACCACGCGATGGACGTGGCCCAGCGATTTCAGGAGTTGCGCGCGTTCGACGGTGACCTTCATTGCAATACCCGCCAGATACCTAAGATGGAAAAGCCGGGCGGCCCTCAAGGCACGCCGCGGCGTTGGAATCCCGGAAAACCCGATCCATGTCGGATCCGATCAAGCCTCCGGGGGACCGCAAGGTGGCGCGGATGGCCCGCCGGTGCAAGGGAGACGGAGCCCCGTTCCCCACTTTTGGGGCGGAAAACCGGCAAGGAAAACCTGCCCCGCCCCTGCCCAACTCGGCTTTACCCGAGTTGGGCAGCATAATTATCGAAGTCGGATAAATCCGACTTCGATGGGGCCGGGGCCGGAGAAGAATTCATTCCTGCAGTTGCCGCTTCAGCGACTCGACCTCTTCGGACAGCGACACATCCTTGGAAACCAAGGCCTCGATCTTGCGCACGGCGTGCAGCACCGTGGTGTGGTCGCGGCCGCCGAACCGGCGTCCGATTTCGGGCAGCGAGCGCAGTGTCAGGGTCTTGGCCAGATACATCGCGACCTGACGCGGCCGCACCACGTTCGCGGTCCGCCGGGAGGACAGCAGGTCCGAGCGGCTCACATTGTATTGCCGGGCCACCACCCGCTGGATGTCCTCGATCTTGATCCGCTTCGGCTCCTGCGGACGGACCAGGTCGCGGACCTCGCGCTCGGCCATTTCCAGGGTCACCGGCGTGGCGTTGAGCTTGGAATGGGCGAGCAGGCGGTTGATGGCGCCTTCGAGGTCGCGGCCATTATGGGTGATGGTGCGGGCGAGATAATCCAGCACCGCTTCCGGCACGTCGAAGCTCGCATGATGGGCGCGCGCCGCCGCGACGCGCGACTTCAGGATTCCGAGCCGCAGCTCTTCGCCGAGCGATCCCATCTCCACGACTAGGCCGCCGGCGAGCCGCGAGCGGACGCGGTCGTCGAGGCTTTCGAGGTCGGACGGCGGCCGGTCGGCGGCGATCACGACCTGGCGGCCGGCATCGATCAGCGCATTCAGCGTGTGGCAGAACTCGGCCTGGGTCGACTTGCCCTGCAGGAACTGCAGGTCGTCGATGACGAGCACGTCGATGCCGCGCAGTGCCTCCTTGAACGCCAGCGCTGTCTGGGTTTTGAGCGCAGCGACGAAGCCATACATGAACTTCTCGGCGGTGAGATACAGCACCTTGCGCTCGCTGCCGGAGTTGCCGGCCCAGGTCACGGCCTGCAGCAGATGGGTTTTGCCGAGGCCGACGCCGGCGTGAATGTAGAGCGGGTTGAACATCACGGCATCGCCGCGGCGCCCTTCGGCGACTTGGCGCGCCGCCGCATGGGCCAGCGTGTTGGAGCGGCCGATCACAAAACTTGCAAAGGTCAGGCGCGGATCGAGCGGCGAGCCGCCGAGCGCATCATGGCTGGCGGACACCGGCGCGGTCGCGGTCGAACGCAATTCCGGCGCAGGACGGCCGTCGGCGCGCTCGACGCGGCGCTGGTCGGATGGCGCGGGAGCCTCCTTGACGGGGGTCGCGCAGCGCATCGCGGTGCGCACGGTGAGATCGATCCGATGTACTTCCGGCATCTCGGCCTGCCAGCAGGTCAGCACGCGATCGGCGTAATGCGCCTGAATCCAGCTCTTCAGGAACCGGGTCGGAACCGACAGATGGACGCTTTCATCCTGCACCGCTTCCAGGTCCATGCGCGCAAACCAGCTCGTATAGACGTCCTCGCCGACACTCGTCCGCAGCCGTCCCTTCACGCGCGTCCAGCGATCCTGTTCCATATTTGTCATTTGCTTGAGAACTTTTCTGAAAGAGTAAAATGGTAATTGCCAAAACGCCTTGCAGGTTCCTTGCAGGGTTCCTGCCAGACATGACCTCAAGCGGGGCTGTCTCCGGACATAGATCGAGCGCTCGGCGAAATCGCCGTCGCTCAGATTTCAAGCTGGAGAAGAAGCGTCCGCTGGGTCAGCGCGTACTCGACGGTCTTTCCGGAGTTCGCGCCGGGGGCTGATTGAAAACGATGTTAGAGGATTCTGAAACGGTCTCGTTCGAAATGAGAATTTCGACTGCTGTGATGATTCCGTAAAGCATATTGCCTCCCCCTCTCGCCGCGAGAGCGCGCGACGAGTTACCAGATCGAAAGTGTTTTCAAAGTCAGTCTGCCGCCACCGAACATTCATGTCCGACGCTGCCGCCGCCGCGTAACCTCAGTCTGTCGTCTTCAACACGTTCACGAGCTACGCGTTCCCAGTCGTACCTGTTGCCGGCAGTGGCGCCATCGAGTGCCATCTTCAGAGTGGCTTATCTCTCTTGTCCGGAGCGCGCGAACCGCGCGCGCTACGCTCGAGAAATCTAGACACAGAACTGCCGTCCTCATATTGCTATGAGTTACCAACTTAGCACCGCTTGGAAAGCGTCGCTAACGCGCACACCGCCGCCGATTTGCACGTCCGCTCTTGGGTCCCAAACCGCGCTGGTCAGGAGAGCCTTGAGCGTCGCGAACGAGTAAGGAATACACCAAGCACGATTTCTGACAATCCGTGATTCGACGTTGTCGCTCGACTCTTCGCCAGTGTTGCAACGCTGCAATTGCGAGCTTCCACACCAAGTTTTTGAATCAGCGCACAGAATCGCTCATCGTCAGTCATCGTGACAATTTTCGCTGCACCCGCAAAAAATTTTAAGAAACCGTTACAATCGTGGTTACCGGGAGCGGTTTTCAAAACGCTTGAAGCTGCTATGTGGATAAGTGACTAGCGAGACGAAGTTTTTTGCGATTGTTTTTCAGGGTAACCCCTACCGCGCGTTGTTGGCCTGCAGGCAGCGAGCGCTGATCAATTGCGGCAACGGCGCGCGTAATTTTTTTGCATGTGCGCACAGCACAGCCGGTGCAGAAGATGCACCTCGTAGAAATACGGGAGCGAGAGAAATATGACACGCCACCCACGGCGCGGCAACGGAACAGTCTCTTGAAAAAAAGAAAAGCCCGGCGAAGCCGGGCTTTGACGAATGTCTATTTCTGTCAGTTTACTACGCGAGCCTGGCGATAACCTCGCCGGCGATCACTTCGCCAGCTTGGCGATCTGGTGCGTCAGGCGCGACACCTTCCGGCTGGCATTGTTCTTGTGAATGATGTTGCGCTGCGCGGCCTGCATCAGTTCCGGCTCGGCATGCTTCATGGCCTTCAGTGCTGCATCGCGGTCGCCGCTCTTGATCGCTTCCTCGACGGTGCGCACCGCGCCACGCATCTGGGTACGGCGCGACTTGTTGATGATGGTGCGGCGGGCAATCTTGCGGGTCGCCTTTTTTGCGGAGGTGGTATTGGCCATGTTCTCAACTATCCTTCGGCTGTCATCGCTCGGGTGGTCGGGCTGGAGCGCGCCGGCCGTTCAAATGGTGTGATCGACGTTGTGTTTGTTCAGGGCGTATTTGCAGCGTGTTCTTGAAGATCTGTGCGTTCTTGAGGATGCCATGCGCGGGAGCCAAAATGCTTCCCGACCGGCGCTGCTCAAAGAACAGCGGCGGCGGGATTGCGCCCGCCGCCATTGGGGGTCTTATAGAGGGCGCGTCCTGCACCGTCAACGGTTTCCGGGTTTCCCAAGCGAGCGGAAATCCGGCCGGAAACGGGGCATAAGATGCTGATGAGGTTGAATTTCTCAGGTTGTCCCGGTATTGGGCTGCAAGCCTTCCCGGCGCGACAGATATAAGGTGACGCATGATCCGCGGTTTCTTCCGGCTTATCGGCCTGCTGCTTCTGGCCGGCGGATTCATCTTCATGGTCTATGACGGGGCCCGCTTTGTGGCCGACCAGACCCTGCGTTTCACCCGGTTTGGCCAGTTCTGGAACGATATTCACCAGTCCAGCCAGCAGGCGTTCCGGACCTGGGTGGAGGGCCACGCGCCCTGGCTCTGGAACAGCGTCGTCAAGGTTCTGCTGGACCAGCCGGTTTTCGCCGTGCTGGGCGTGGTTGGTATCCTGCTGATGATCCTGTTCCGGCCCCGCAAGCCGTTGATCGGCTATTCGCGGGACTGACCGGACGTCACCAGTCTCGGGTAACGTGGCTGCCGCAACAGGCGTAAACACCTGTATAGAAGTCAGCCGGCCGGCGCGGTCGCCGCGTCCGCCGATGTCCCGCCTGGAGGTACTCCATGTTGTTCATGCGCAAGACCACCGCGTTGCCGAGCGCCGCCGAGGCGCTGCCGGGCCGGGCCGCACCGATCGCGACCGCCACCACCCACTTCGTCAATGGCCGCAGGTTGCAGCCGCCTTATCCCACAGGCCTCGAACAGGCGGTGTTCGGGCTCGGCTGTTTCTGGGGCCCGGAGCGCAAGTTCTGGGAACTCGGGGACGGCATTTATACGACGGCCGTCGGTTATGCCGGCGGTCACACCCCCAATCCGACCTATGAAGAGACGTGCTCGGGCCGCACCGGTCACACCGAAGTGGTGCTGGTCGTGTTCGATCCGAAGAAGATCTCCTACGAGCAGTTGCTGAAGACGTTTTGGGAAAATCACAACCCGACCCAGGGCATGCGCCAGGGCAACGACGTCGGCACCCAGTATCGTTCCGCGATCTACACGCTCAGTGACGCGCAGCGCAAAGCGGCTGACGCGTCGAAGGCGACCTATCAAAAGGCGCTGGCGGCCAAGGGTGTCGGCGCCATCACCACCGAGATCGCACCGTCAGGCGAATTCTATTTTGCCGAGGATTATCATCAGCAATATCTCGCCAAGAATCCGTCGGGCTATTGCGGATTGGGCGGCACCGGCGTGTCGTGCCCGATCGGTGTCGGTGTCACCGCCTGATCATTGCTGCCTGCCTCGCCGCGCAAGCGCGGGGCGAGGGAGTCCAACGCCCCCCGCGCCGCCCGCAAAAACCCTTTGTTAACCATAACCGGTGCAAGACTGGGGCGGTCTCGCTTTGAGGGATGGCTCCGGTGCGGGTTGCGCGCGCGTTTCGATTATCGATCACTGCGACCATGACCGCGCTGGCCCTGTCAGGATGCATGCGCACGGCCGGACCGGTTGCGGTCGCGCCGCAAGGCGATCTCGATTCGATGGCCTATGGCCAGCTGTACGACCCGGCGCCGCAGGCGGTCGCGATGGATTCCGGCGGTGGCGGCATCAGCGCGCTTCGCTCCGCCTTCGCCGCCACTCCGCGCGGCTTTTCGGCGCCTCCGCCCGCCCAAGTCGCCTATGTCGAGCCGATGCCGGTGGCCGCGCCGGCGCGATACGACGCGGTCTATCATCTCGATGCCGGCGATAAGCTGCGCGTCATGGTCTACGGACAGGAAGGCCTCACCAATACCTACGCGATCGACGCCGGCGGCTCGATCACGATGCCGCTGATCGGCTCGGTGCCGGCGCGTGGCCGCACCACGGCGGGACTGGCGTCGGAGATATCGGCCAAGCTGCGCCGCGGCTTCATCCGCGATCCCTCGGTCGCCGTCGAAATCGAATCCTACCGGCCGTTCTTCATCCTCGGCGAGGTGGCAGCTCCCGGGCAATATCCCTACGTGCCGAACATGACGGTCGAGAGCGCGGTGGCGATCGCCGGCGGCTTCTCGCCGCGCGCCCGCCGCGACAGCGTCACGGTGACCCACTCCGATGCATCGGGAACCGGTCGCTTCGTGGTGCCGCCCGGCACCTCGATCAGCCCCGGCGATACCGTGCTCGTCGGCGAGCGCTGGTTCTAGATTCTACGACGCTGTCATTCCGGAGCGATGCGCAGCATCGAATCCGGAATCTCGAGATTCCGGGTCTGGTCCTGCGGACCATCCCGGAATGACGACTACGTCGTCACTTCAAATGCTTCGCAAAGAATTCCAGACTGCGCGGCCAGGCGATGTCGGTGCTGGTCTTGTCGTAGCTCGCCCGTTCGTCGCAGTGAAAGCCGTGCTGCGCGCCGGGATAGATGAAGACCTCGACATCGGGCCGCTTGGTCTTGATGGTCTCGACATCGGTCAAGGGAATGCCGGCATCCTTCTCGCCGAAATGCAGTTGGGTCGGGACCTTCGGCTTGTCATCGGCGAAGCGAACGACGGCGCCGCCGTAATAGCCGACGGCGGCCGACAGGCCCGAAAGCTTGGTGGCCGCGACAAAGGCGATGCTGCCGCCGAGGCAGAAGCCGACGATGCCGACCGGCCCTATGCCCTTGACCGCGTCAATAGCCGCCTGGGTGTCGAGCAGCATGGCGGCCCAGTCCGGATTGGCGACGAACTTGCGCGCGTTCGCGACTTCGTCCGGCGTATAGCCGCTGGTGAAGTTCGGCTCGATGCGGTCGAAGATCGACGGCGCGATGGCGACATAGCCGGCGGCAGCCAGGCGATCGCACACCGAGCGGATGTGGTGATTGACGCCGAAAATCTCCTGGATTACCACGATGGCCGCCTTCGGCGCGCCTGCGGGGTCGGCGCGGTAGCCGCCCAGTTCAAATCCGTCCGAAGCCTTCAGCCTGATATCCTGTCCCACGGTTCATCCATTTGCGTTTGAGTTGCACGAAGTCGATTGCGTGTGAGGCTTTGGGGGCGGGGCTACTGCCACATCCAGTTATGACCCCAGTCGCCCTTCCAGCCGGCGAGCCTGCCTTTGCGGAATTGCAGGTAGAGCCGGTCCTTCTTGTAGAACAATCCGCTGCCGCCGATATTGCGGAACGTCAGGTAGATTTCCTCGCCCCGGCGGCCGCTGACGTAATTGAGCGGGGTGCCGAGCGCGCGGGCCGCGGTTTCCTCGTCCATGCCGAATGCCAATGGCGTGTTGTTCGACAGCGTCGCGATGAAGGGCGGCGGGTAGGGGCCACCGACCGGCGGCAATTGTTGCGCGAAAGCGGGCGCAGAGAGGCCTGAGATCAGCAACACGGCTGCGGCGGCAAACGCTCTCATGATGCGGCCTTTTCGGCGAGCTTGGCGTCGAGCCCGTCGAGGAACGGCAGCACCGCCTCGATGAAGGCCTGCGGCTGGTCGATGTTGACGGCGTGGCCGGCGGCCGGGACCACCACTTTCTGCGCGCCGGGAATCTTCGCCGCCATGTAGTCGGAGGCGGCAAGGAACGGCGTGTCGTCGGCGCCGACCACAACCAGCGACGGCACCTTGATATCCGGCAGCGATTCGATCACGCGGGCATCGCGCTGGGTCAGCATGCCGCGCGCGGCATGCGCGAGGCCGGATGCGTCGCGATGGGTGACGCTGGAACGTTCGCGGCTGGCGGATTTCAGAACCTCGAGGCCTTCCCGATCAAAACGGTCGCCGGTGTCACGGGCGCGCTTGTTCCAGACCTCGCGGGCGTCGTCCTTCTTGAAGCCGGGGCCGGTGTCGATGATCAAGAGCGCGCGCGCGCGATCGGGATGGGCGCGGTAGAACGCCAGCGACATGTAGCCGCCAAGCGAAAGCCCGCCGACGATAGCTTTTTCGGCGCCGACCTGGTCGAGCAGGGCGGCGATGTCGCCGACCGTCAGCGCTTCGCTATAGGCTGCGGGATCGCTGGGGTAATCCGACTGGCCGTGGCCGCGCATGTCCCACAACACGAGTTTGTGATGTTTCGACAAGGCCTCGATCTGGCCCTGCCACATCGCGGAGGTCGACGAATAACCATGCGTCAGCAACAGCGGCGGGCCGGAGCCGTGCACCTCGTAATAGATGTCGACCCCGTCACGGTTGAGCTTCGGCATTGCGCGTTCCCACGAATTTTTTCCGGATAATTCTGGCCATAATTCCGGCCTGCCACCATCCTAGCGCGATCCATTCGCCGTTGGGAAATGCAGAAACGGAAGACGATGCCTGCGCCGGCGGATTTGATTGACAAGCCCGTAACCAAATCTTGCCGCAGCGCACAACTCAAAATCTCAAAATTATATTCTCTTCGAACGATTCCAAATCGCATTGCCTCCCGATGGGATCGGTATCATTCTGCGCGCCAACTGGCATCGACCCGGTGGGTGCCAGCCAATACCCAAAAGTGAGTTGCCGCCGTAAGCGGCTTCCAACACCGGAAGGGGAAGCGCAAATGCCTAATCTGAATATCAACGGGCGGAATATGTCCGTCGAGGCGGCCAACGATACGCCGCTGCTCTGGGTCATCCGCGAACAATTGCAGATGACGGGCACCAAATTCGGTTGCGGCGCCGGCCTGTGTGGCGCCTGCACGGTTCACGTCAACGGCGAAGCCGTTCGTTCCTGCCAGACCTCGGTCAGCGACGCCGTCGGCAAGAAGATCACCACCATCGAAGGCCTCAGCGCCAAGGGCGATCATCCGCTGCAGAAGGCCTGGATTGCCGAGCAGGTTCCGCAATGCGGCTACTGCCAGTCCGGCCAGATCATGCAGGCGGCTTCGCTGCTCTCGAAGAATTCCAATCCGACCAAGGATGAAGTGGTTGCGCATATGGACGGCAATCTGTGCCGCTGCATGACCTATTCGCGCATTCAGAAGGCGATCATGCGCGCCGCTTCCGAAATGCGTACCGCCTCCAACGCCGGCACCGAGCGGAGGGCAACATGAATACGCACGTGAAAATCGCACAGGACAAAGTGACAAGCGAACCCGCCGATCTCAGCCGCCGTTCGTTCCTCGTCGGCTCCGCCGCTGCCGGCCTCGCGCTCGGCTATTCGGCCGTGCCCGGCCTGTTGGGCGCCGACCGGGCGCTCGCCGCCGCCAGCAATTTCGATCCCAGCGTCTGGTATTCGATAGCCCCCGACGGCATCGTCACCGTGACCTGCGGCAAGGCCGACATGGGCCAGCACATCGCCTCCACCATGGCCCAGATCGTTGCCGAGGAACTCGGGTCGAGCTGGAAGGACATGCGGGTTCAGCTCGCCTCCAACGATCCCAAGTTCAACGACCCGGTATTGGGCGCGCAGATCACCGGCGGTAGCTGGTCGACGATGATGAACTTCGATGCGATGAGCCGCGCGGGTGCCGCGGGGCAGATCGCCTTGACCGAAGCAGCGGCAGCCTCGATGGGTGTGCCGGCGAGCGAGCTCGTGGTGCGCGAATCCACGATCACGCATCCGAAGTCGAAGAAGACGATGAGCTTTGCCGACATCGTCAAGAGCGGCAAGATCACCAAGACCTTCACGCCGGACGAGTTGAAGGCAATCAAGCTGAAGACAGCAGATCAGTACACCATGATCGGCGTCTCGGTGCCGCAGCTCGACATTCCCTCCAAGACCAACGGCACAGCCAAATACGGCATCGACGTCATGCTGCCGGGCATGCTGTACGGCCGCGTGGTCACGCCGCCGGTGCGCTTCGGCGCCACCGTGAAGGCGGTCGACGACAGTGCGGCCAAGAAGGTGCCGGGCTTCGTCAAGGCGGTCACGCTCGACGACAAGACCGGAAGCACCACCGGCTGGGTAGTGGCGGTGGCCAATACCTATACCAACGCGGTCAAGGCGGCGGACGCGCTGAAGATCACCTATGACGGTGGTCCGAACGCCAAACTGTCGAGCCAGTCGCTGCTCGACGAGGCCAAACGACTCCAGGCGCTGGATGATTCCGGGCTGTTCTTCGTCAAGGACGGCGATACGGCGGCAGCGTTCGGGACGGCGGCCAAGGTGATGGAGGCGGAATACACCACCAGCATCAACATCCACGCCCCGCTGGAGCCGATGAACGCCACCGCGCAGTTACAGGGCGATATCTGGCACATCTATTCCGGCAACCAGTTCGCGACGCGCTCCGGCGCGATTGCAGCGGGGGCGGCCGGCGTCGATCCCAAGTTCGTCGTGATGCATCAGATGTGGCTGGGCGGCGGCTTCGGCCGGCGTCTCGACGCCGACATGATGGTGCCGGCGGTGCAGGCGGCGAAGGCGGTCGGCAAGCCGGTCAAGGTCATCTATTCCCGCGAAAACGACATGACCATGGACTATTCGCGGCCGCTGACGTTCCAGAAGGTCAAGGCAGGTCTCGACGCCGACGGCAATCTGATCGCGCTCAACCACGACGTGGTCAGTGCATGGCCGACCCAGCGCTGGGGCATTCCTGACTTCCTGACGCCCTCGGTCGACAAGAAGGGCGGTCTCGACGGCTTTACCGTGAACGGCGCGGACTTCTTCTACTCCGTGCCCAATCACAACGTCCGCGCGATCAAGAACGAGATGGCGCACAACGCCACCCCGTCGGGACAGCTGCGGTCGGTGGCGCCGGGCTGGACCTTCTGGGCGGTCGAAAGCATGATCGATGAGCTCGCCAATGCCGCCGGAAAAGATCCGGCGCAGTACCGCATCGCGCTGCTGGACGGCAAAGGCAAGAACGACGGCGGCGCGCAACGCCTGCGCAACACCCTGCTGGCGGCGATGGGCATGGCCGGCTACGGCACCAAGCAATTGCCGAAAGGTGAAGGCATGGGCGTGGCCTGCGTCTCGTCGCAGGAACGGGCGACCGCAAGCTGGACCGCGTGCGTGGCCCATGTTGCGGTGGCGCCTTCCGGCGAGGTCAAGGTCAAGAAGCTGACGGTTGCCACCGACGTCGGCACCCAGGTGCATCCCGACAATATCCGCGCCCAGGTCGAGGGCGCGGCGCTGTGGGGACTTTCGCTCGCTTTGTATGAAAAGGCGACGCTGAAGGATGGCGGTATCGAACAGACCAACTACGATACCTACACGCCGCTGCGGATGAGCCAGATGCCGGAAGTGGCCGTCAACGTCATCGCCAATGGCGAGAAGGCCACTGGCGTGGGCGAGCCGGCCGTCACGGTCATCGCGCCCGCGATCGGCAACGCGATCTTCAACGCCTGCGGCGCGCGCATCCGCTCGCTGCCAATCACCGCGGAAGCGGTGAAGGCGAACATGAAGGCGTAAGGCGCCGCATTATCGAACAAGGACGATCCGCCGGAGGCCCTGCTTCCGGCGGATTTTTTTGTGCCCCGGCCCGTGACGATGCCCGAGACCGTCATTGCGAGGAGCGTAGCGACGAAGCAATCCATTCTTTCTTTGCTCGGTGAGATGGATTGCTTCGCGGAGCCTGTCATCGGGCGCGCATTCGCGCGACCCGTTGGGTCGCAATGACGGGGAGGGGTAGGTGAGGTTCCCTAAAATTGTAACGACTACGCTATCCCGGCGTTGACGATGCCTCTTAAGCCGCAGGGAACCCCTTGTCGGGTAGCCTCTGCCGGTCATCACCGTGAGGCTTTGGGGTCCCATGTCAGCTCAACCCAACAAGATTCCGACCAAACGCCGGCTTCTGCTGGCCTCGGATCGGAGCGATCAAAGCAGCGAACTGGCCAGCATTCTGCAGGCGGTCGGCCAGGTCGACACCATCTCGACCTCGGCTATTCCCGAATCCCCCTCGCGCGATCTGTCCGGGATCGTGGTCGACATCAACCTGCGCTCCGCCGAGAGCGTGCAGCTCGTGCGCAACAAGCTGCGGGCCGATGCCTACCGCGAGATGCCGCGGCTGTTCGTGCTGGCGGACGCGCTTCACCACGGATCGATGCAGGCCTGGGCGCTCGGCGCCACCGATACGATCGCGCGGCCGTTCGATGCGCAGGGTATCCTGCAGCGGATCCGCGCCGCATTTCCGGACACCGAAAGCTATGACGAAACCGATCGCGGCAAGGCGCTGAATCGCGGCGTCGAGGCGGCGCATGGGGTCTTGGTCAGGATCTTCAACCGGCTTCCGGCCGGCGAACCGCTGAAATTCAGCGACATCGTTGAGGCCGAGAACAAGATCATCAAGGCGATCAAGCATTCCTCGCTGCGGGAATGGCTGACGACCGTTGGCTGCCACCACACCGACACCTACCGGCACTGCCTGTTCGTCACCGGCTTTGCGGTCGCGTTCGCGCAGCATCTCGGCATGCGCGAGGACGACCAGCGCCGTCTGGTCCGCGCCGCCCTGCTGCACGATGTCGGCAAGGCG harbors:
- the dnaN gene encoding DNA polymerase III subunit beta, which produces MKVTVERAQLLKSLGHVHRVVERRNTIPILGNVLIRAENAKLSLKATDLDLEVTETLAAETATGGSTTVPAHMFYDIVRKLPDGAQIVLEADGDRSVLAIKAGRSRFTLQTLPESDFPDLAAGDMTHSFALAASDVKRLIDRTQFAISTEETRYYLNGIYLHAAGSAKAATLRGVATDGHRLAQIDLVLPKGATGMPGVIVPRKTVGEVQRLIEDNEAEVTIELSQGKIRFTIGNVVLTSKLIDGTFPDYGRVIPQNNDKELIVDKKDFEAAVDRVSTISSERGRAVKLALSPGKLVLSVTNPDSGSATEELEVEYASDALDIGFNSRYLLDIAAQIEGEVAVLRLADPGSPTLVQDKENKGALYVLMPMRV
- the rpsT gene encoding 30S ribosomal protein S20 — its product is MANTTSAKKATRKIARRTIINKSRRTQMRGAVRTVEEAIKSGDRDAALKAMKHAEPELMQAAQRNIIHKNNASRKVSRLTHQIAKLAK
- a CDS encoding GIY-YIG nuclease family protein, with the protein product MSYWVYILASKPGGTLYIGVTNNLVRRVYEHREGLADGFTERYGIKTLVYFEAHESIAVALQREKNIKHWSREWKIDLIVAGNPDWRDLYEEIVR
- a CDS encoding dienelactone hydrolase family protein encodes the protein MGQDIRLKASDGFELGGYRADPAGAPKAAIVVIQEIFGVNHHIRSVCDRLAAAGYVAIAPSIFDRIEPNFTSGYTPDEVANARKFVANPDWAAMLLDTQAAIDAVKGIGPVGIVGFCLGGSIAFVAATKLSGLSAAVGYYGGAVVRFADDKPKVPTQLHFGEKDAGIPLTDVETIKTKRPDVEVFIYPGAQHGFHCDERASYDKTSTDIAWPRSLEFFAKHLK
- the dnaA gene encoding chromosomal replication initiator protein DnaA, with the translated sequence MTNMEQDRWTRVKGRLRTSVGEDVYTSWFARMDLEAVQDESVHLSVPTRFLKSWIQAHYADRVLTCWQAEMPEVHRIDLTVRTAMRCATPVKEAPAPSDQRRVERADGRPAPELRSTATAPVSASHDALGGSPLDPRLTFASFVIGRSNTLAHAAARQVAEGRRGDAVMFNPLYIHAGVGLGKTHLLQAVTWAGNSGSERKVLYLTAEKFMYGFVAALKTQTALAFKEALRGIDVLVIDDLQFLQGKSTQAEFCHTLNALIDAGRQVVIAADRPPSDLESLDDRVRSRLAGGLVVEMGSLGEELRLGILKSRVAAARAHHASFDVPEAVLDYLARTITHNGRDLEGAINRLLAHSKLNATPVTLEMAEREVRDLVRPQEPKRIKIEDIQRVVARQYNVSRSDLLSSRRTANVVRPRQVAMYLAKTLTLRSLPEIGRRFGGRDHTTVLHAVRKIEALVSKDVSLSEEVESLKRQLQE
- the msrA gene encoding peptide-methionine (S)-S-oxide reductase MsrA, producing the protein MLFMRKTTALPSAAEALPGRAAPIATATTHFVNGRRLQPPYPTGLEQAVFGLGCFWGPERKFWELGDGIYTTAVGYAGGHTPNPTYEETCSGRTGHTEVVLVVFDPKKISYEQLLKTFWENHNPTQGMRQGNDVGTQYRSAIYTLSDAQRKAADASKATYQKALAAKGVGAITTEIAPSGEFYFAEDYHQQYLAKNPSGYCGLGGTGVSCPIGVGVTA
- a CDS encoding polysaccharide biosynthesis/export family protein, whose product is MTALALSGCMRTAGPVAVAPQGDLDSMAYGQLYDPAPQAVAMDSGGGGISALRSAFAATPRGFSAPPPAQVAYVEPMPVAAPARYDAVYHLDAGDKLRVMVYGQEGLTNTYAIDAGGSITMPLIGSVPARGRTTAGLASEISAKLRRGFIRDPSVAVEIESYRPFFILGEVAAPGQYPYVPNMTVESAVAIAGGFSPRARRDSVTVTHSDASGTGRFVVPPGTSISPGDTVLVGERWF